In Devosia sp. 1566, a single genomic region encodes these proteins:
- a CDS encoding group III truncated hemoglobin, producing MSDTEFPASARLSRIGWDMPVGLDEALIRRVVNAFYADARSDPLIGPVFNRLIPEDHWPRHLELIADFWSSMLLGTGRYGGRPLPKHIAIPELSDVHFQRWLRLFRQTVVRICPAEIAAVFIERSERVGNSFRMNIAMRRGEDITTMGPLQREEI from the coding sequence ATGTCTGATACAGAGTTTCCCGCAAGCGCCAGGCTGTCCCGCATCGGCTGGGACATGCCGGTGGGACTGGACGAGGCACTGATCCGACGCGTGGTGAACGCATTTTATGCCGATGCCCGATCCGACCCGTTGATCGGGCCGGTCTTCAACCGCCTCATCCCCGAGGACCACTGGCCGCGGCACCTCGAACTCATCGCGGATTTCTGGTCGTCCATGCTGTTGGGCACGGGGCGCTATGGCGGACGGCCGCTGCCCAAGCACATCGCCATTCCCGAGCTTTCCGACGTGCACTTCCAGCGCTGGCTGCGGTTGTTTCGGCAAACGGTTGTGCGGATCTGCCCCGCTGAGATCGCTGCAGTCTTCATCGAACGCTCCGAGCGGGTCGGGAACAGCTTCCGCATGAACATCGCCATGCGGCGGGGTGAGGACATCACCACTATGGGTCCGCTGCAGCGCGAAGAAATTTAG
- a CDS encoding metalloregulator ArsR/SmtB family transcription factor, producing MAIKMHGSLSTAALGALLGTSAEAARQQLLKLANQGLVSATSEPKGVGRPGQNWSLTSQAMARFPDTHAALTVQLLELIRSQLGEAALDTVISGREMATTAAYHEAMLDKANLSEKVATLARLRSDEGYMAEWRQEEDGGLLLMENHCPICAAATACQGFCRAELDVFRHVLGEGAQVERTEHIVSGGRRCSYSIRPALRDV from the coding sequence ATGGCTATAAAGATGCATGGCTCGCTGAGCACCGCAGCTTTGGGTGCCCTGCTTGGCACCAGTGCAGAAGCGGCTCGCCAACAATTGCTCAAGCTGGCAAACCAGGGTCTGGTCAGCGCCACCAGCGAGCCCAAGGGTGTGGGTCGGCCTGGCCAAAACTGGAGCCTCACTTCCCAAGCCATGGCACGGTTTCCCGACACGCATGCGGCGCTGACGGTGCAATTGCTTGAATTGATCCGCAGCCAGTTGGGTGAGGCGGCACTCGACACCGTGATCTCGGGCCGGGAGATGGCGACAACCGCAGCCTACCACGAGGCTATGCTTGACAAGGCAAACCTCAGCGAGAAAGTTGCCACCTTGGCCCGGCTCCGTTCGGATGAAGGTTACATGGCGGAGTGGCGCCAGGAGGAGGACGGCGGTCTGTTGCTGATGGAAAACCATTGCCCGATTTGCGCCGCCGCCACGGCCTGCCAGGGTTTTTGCCGGGCCGAGCTCGATGTGTTCCGCCATGTGCTAGGGGAGGGTGCTCAAGTGGAGCGAACCGAGCACATCGTCTCGGGCGGCCGGCGCTGCTCCTATTCCATTCGCCCGGCGTTACGCGATGTCTGA
- a CDS encoding AGE family epimerase/isomerase: MRQANDLFDFFEGASINAAGGFFELDDNGHPLNADNPVRAIHTTARMVHCFALGSLLGRPGSDEIVDHGMRYLWERHRDSTHGGYSWSLDNDGLKDSSKQAYGHAFVLLAASSAKLAGHPLADLMLADVTEIINRQFWDAEVGAVRDEFGADWSAISTYRGQNSNMHMTEALMAAFEATGDRAYLNKAERIAELIIGKHASALDYRVAEHFTQDWVLDRDYLGSEMFRPSGTTPGHWMEWSRLLLQLWVLSDKRNSWMTEAARSLFRQAIELGWDKQHGGFYYTLDWNNQPAMREKLWWPVSEAIGAAAFLSHYDRDLYFQHWYRRFWDFAANHMIDHERGGWHSELTEDLQPTSRLFVGKPDIYHALQACLIPLYPAIGSLSHAIIQTDDTAALT, translated from the coding sequence ATGCGGCAGGCCAATGACCTTTTCGACTTTTTTGAAGGTGCCTCGATCAACGCCGCGGGCGGGTTCTTTGAACTAGATGACAATGGTCACCCGCTCAATGCCGACAACCCGGTGCGGGCAATCCACACCACCGCCCGCATGGTGCACTGCTTTGCGCTTGGGAGCTTGCTGGGCCGGCCGGGGTCGGACGAGATCGTTGACCACGGAATGCGCTATCTTTGGGAGCGGCACCGCGACAGCACGCATGGCGGCTATAGCTGGTCGCTCGACAATGACGGGCTCAAGGACAGCAGCAAGCAGGCCTATGGCCACGCCTTTGTGCTGCTGGCCGCATCGAGCGCCAAGCTCGCCGGCCACCCCCTTGCCGACCTCATGCTGGCTGACGTCACCGAAATCATCAACCGCCAATTCTGGGACGCTGAGGTCGGGGCGGTGCGAGATGAGTTCGGCGCCGACTGGTCCGCGATCAGCACCTATCGCGGCCAGAACTCCAACATGCACATGACCGAAGCGCTGATGGCCGCCTTTGAGGCCACTGGCGACCGCGCTTACCTGAACAAAGCCGAACGGATTGCCGAACTCATCATCGGCAAGCATGCCAGCGCACTCGATTACCGGGTGGCAGAGCACTTCACGCAGGACTGGGTGTTAGACAGGGATTACCTCGGCTCGGAGATGTTCCGGCCCTCCGGCACCACGCCCGGACATTGGATGGAGTGGTCGCGGCTGCTGCTCCAGCTTTGGGTTCTAAGCGACAAGCGCAACTCATGGATGACCGAAGCGGCGCGCAGTCTCTTCCGCCAGGCCATCGAGCTGGGCTGGGACAAGCAGCATGGCGGTTTCTATTACACGCTGGACTGGAACAACCAGCCAGCGATGCGCGAGAAGCTCTGGTGGCCGGTAAGCGAGGCGATCGGTGCGGCGGCGTTCCTCTCTCATTACGATCGGGACCTCTATTTCCAGCACTGGTATCGCCGGTTCTGGGACTTTGCGGCCAATCACATGATCGACCATGAGCGTGGCGGCTGGCATTCGGAACTGACGGAGGACTTGCAGCCCACATCGCGCCTGTTCGTGGGTAAGCCTGATATCTACCATGCCCTGCAAGCCTGCCTTATTCCGCTTTATCCAGCGATCGGTTCGCTCTCGCATGCGATCATCCAGACCGACGATACCGCCGCCTTGACCTAG
- a CDS encoding flavin reductase family protein: MADFDYPDALRLRAPRRPTVGDAEFRAAMAAMASTVHVVTARRGEERVGRTATSMLSLSAAPPSILVSIDMVSRLADVIAKTGGFSLAMLADDQSEIGNAFAGRMDPLDRFASGQWGSWPSGNPMLLGAVTAIDCEVIGAIETGTHVLFAGAIIEAETTTTRSPLLWQRHHYHSLTRHQ, from the coding sequence ATGGCTGACTTTGACTATCCCGACGCCTTGCGTCTCCGCGCCCCCCGTCGCCCCACAGTCGGCGATGCCGAGTTCCGCGCCGCCATGGCCGCGATGGCATCCACGGTCCATGTGGTGACAGCACGGCGCGGCGAGGAACGCGTCGGACGCACAGCAACCTCCATGCTGTCACTGTCGGCGGCGCCGCCTTCGATCCTGGTGTCCATCGACATGGTGAGCCGGCTGGCCGATGTGATCGCCAAGACCGGTGGGTTCTCCCTTGCCATGCTGGCCGATGATCAAAGCGAGATCGGCAATGCTTTTGCGGGCCGGATGGACCCGCTGGATCGCTTCGCCTCTGGACAATGGGGAAGCTGGCCTTCTGGCAACCCTATGCTGCTGGGCGCCGTCACTGCCATCGACTGCGAAGTGATCGGCGCCATTGAGACGGGTACCCATGTACTGTTTGCGGGTGCGATCATTGAGGCGGAAACGACCACCACGCGCTCGCCTTTGCTTTGGCAGCGGCATCACTACCATTCGTTAACAAGACACCAATAA
- a CDS encoding class 1 fructose-bisphosphatase, with translation MTQTLKQWLATATSSPELAWVVDTVAGACAEIAAVLRLAPLAGQTGLAGATNVQGEAQKQLDVISNDIFVRHLRANAAVSILVSEELDEALHLNDEGGFMVACDPLDGSSNLDVNVTVGTIFSILAVDPKAPDLLQPGTRQLAAGYAAYGPATSLVLSFGDKVATFAIDASGQFALVEDGVSVPSASAEYAINTARARFWDQATSAYVAENVAGETGVAGKRYNMRWIGSMVADIHRILMRGGIFLYPLDSETASKGGRLRLLYEANPMAFLVEAAGGRATTGPQRILEVQPTSIHQRVPVILGSAEEVARVEAHYQRL, from the coding sequence ATGACCCAGACGCTTAAGCAGTGGCTTGCCACTGCCACCTCCAGCCCGGAACTCGCATGGGTTGTCGATACCGTGGCTGGAGCTTGTGCCGAGATCGCCGCAGTGCTGCGCCTGGCGCCGCTCGCGGGACAAACGGGCCTTGCGGGGGCCACCAATGTCCAGGGCGAGGCGCAAAAGCAGTTGGACGTAATCTCCAACGACATATTTGTCAGGCACTTGCGGGCAAATGCGGCTGTTTCGATTCTAGTGTCCGAAGAGTTGGATGAAGCGCTTCACCTGAACGATGAGGGCGGGTTTATGGTCGCCTGCGATCCACTGGATGGCTCGTCCAATCTGGATGTGAACGTCACCGTGGGCACCATTTTCTCCATCCTGGCCGTTGACCCCAAGGCTCCTGACCTGCTGCAACCCGGCACGCGTCAGCTTGCAGCGGGCTATGCCGCTTATGGTCCGGCGACCAGCCTCGTCTTGAGCTTTGGAGATAAGGTGGCGACCTTCGCCATTGACGCAAGCGGGCAGTTTGCCCTGGTTGAGGACGGGGTGTCCGTACCCTCAGCGTCAGCAGAATACGCCATCAATACGGCCCGTGCCCGCTTCTGGGACCAGGCCACCAGCGCTTATGTTGCCGAGAACGTCGCGGGCGAAACGGGTGTCGCGGGCAAGCGCTACAACATGCGCTGGATCGGCTCCATGGTCGCCGACATCCACCGCATCCTGATGCGCGGCGGCATTTTCCTCTACCCGCTCGATAGTGAAACTGCGAGCAAGGGCGGTCGCCTGCGCCTGCTCTATGAAGCCAACCCCATGGCGTTTCTTGTCGAGGCTGCGGGGGGACGCGCCACCACCGGACCCCAGCGGATCCTTGAGGTCCAGCCCACCTCCATCCATCAGCGCGTACCAGTGATCCTGGGGTCGGCCGAGGAAGTGGCGCGCGTTGAGGCGCATTACCAAAGGCTATAG
- a CDS encoding SDR family NAD(P)-dependent oxidoreductase — MTQDLSGKVALVTGAGSGIGKAAALTLAQAGASVVVMSRTAKEVEKTAEEIKQAGGTATAMTADTSDDVAMAELFSQLVQEHGRLDIVVANAGVNGVWAPIAELKPEEWDKTIAINLRGTYLTIHYAVPHLIKAGGGSIVVISSINGTRTFTNPGATAYSVTKAGQVAMVQQLAVELGQHRIRINAICPGAIESEISDNTEKRNSEAAEVPAEFPEGDIPLTGGEPGEAEDVANAILFFASEQSRHITGTPLWIDGAQSLIR; from the coding sequence ATGACGCAGGATCTTTCGGGCAAGGTGGCGCTGGTGACTGGTGCCGGTTCGGGTATTGGCAAGGCCGCAGCGCTGACGCTCGCCCAAGCGGGCGCCAGCGTGGTGGTGATGAGCCGCACGGCCAAGGAGGTTGAAAAAACCGCCGAGGAGATCAAGCAGGCCGGCGGCACAGCCACGGCGATGACCGCCGACACCTCTGACGATGTGGCGATGGCAGAGCTGTTCAGCCAGTTGGTGCAGGAACATGGGCGCCTTGACATCGTCGTAGCCAACGCAGGCGTGAACGGGGTTTGGGCCCCCATTGCCGAGTTGAAGCCCGAGGAATGGGACAAGACCATCGCCATCAATCTGCGCGGCACTTACCTGACCATCCATTATGCGGTGCCGCACCTGATCAAGGCGGGCGGCGGATCGATCGTCGTGATCTCCTCGATCAATGGCACGCGCACCTTCACCAATCCCGGCGCCACCGCCTATTCCGTGACTAAGGCGGGGCAAGTCGCCATGGTGCAGCAACTGGCTGTAGAACTCGGGCAGCATCGCATCCGCATCAACGCGATCTGCCCGGGTGCCATCGAATCCGAAATTTCGGACAATACCGAAAAACGCAACAGCGAAGCGGCCGAAGTACCGGCTGAGTTTCCTGAGGGCGACATCCCCCTGACCGGCGGTGAACCCGGCGAAGCAGAGGACGTGGCCAACGCCATTCTGTTCTTTGCATCCGAGCAGTCGCGCCATATCACCGGCACGCCGCTCTGGATTGACGGGGCGCAAAGTCTGATCCGATAA
- a CDS encoding PadR family transcriptional regulator: MNVRTLCLSILYEGEATGYEIRRRCVEGECSYFIEASFGSIYPALAKLEEEGLVTSRTEQQEGKPAKKVYAITIEGRHAFAKELAEPLGEDVLRSPFLLFARYAHLMPADLVEQRGSEYLQRTLDCRSGMETAATEREMSAADCWVVGFGRAIMEASEKYLRAHMHELIGLAKTERNKDAAE, encoded by the coding sequence ATGAACGTCAGAACCTTGTGCCTTTCGATCCTCTATGAGGGCGAAGCGACCGGATACGAGATCCGCCGCCGATGTGTGGAGGGTGAATGTTCCTATTTTATCGAAGCCAGCTTCGGCTCGATCTATCCCGCGCTGGCCAAGCTTGAAGAAGAAGGGCTCGTCACCAGCCGCACCGAGCAGCAAGAAGGCAAGCCGGCCAAGAAGGTCTATGCCATCACAATCGAAGGCCGCCATGCATTTGCCAAGGAGTTGGCAGAACCTCTCGGCGAAGATGTGCTGCGCAGCCCTTTTCTGCTGTTTGCCCGCTACGCCCATCTGATGCCGGCAGACCTTGTGGAGCAGCGTGGCTCTGAGTATCTGCAGCGCACCCTGGACTGCCGAAGCGGCATGGAAACTGCTGCTACCGAGCGCGAGATGAGCGCAGCCGATTGCTGGGTGGTCGGCTTTGGCCGGGCCATCATGGAAGCTTCGGAAAAGTATTTGCGTGCGCATATGCACGAGTTGATCGGCTTGGCGAAGACCGAGCGAAACAAAGACGCGGCTGAGTAA